One stretch of Roseovarius mucosus DNA includes these proteins:
- a CDS encoding cation:proton antiporter has protein sequence MDIVLVTTIIASLFLVIAAADPLAARLRLPYSVILACLGMLIGVGAIFFLRTELTDALNPVAEAILGLPIRSNVFLYVFLPTLLFQVTLGVNPRRMMDDWVPILVLAVVAVVVATLAVGYALAYASALPLVACLLIGAIVSTTDPSAVVGIFRSISAPRRLSRIIEGESLLNDAAAIALFGLFMAFVMLGVPDPSFQDALAQFPVLIAGGAVVGWLTARIAVWLMALMARYELAVISVSVALPYLAYIGAEQSIGASGVIAVVAAGLTLNLTGPARLPPLIWTNLREVWDLLAHWAGALIFILAALLIPRLLEEVRAGDFVLIIVVIAAAVAARAVILFGLMPVLSLLKLSPVVERPYRVAILWGGLRGAVTLALALAVTESFRVPVEVKRLVGILATGFTLFTLLVQGTTLRWVIGRLGLDRLTPLDQALSNQVIAVALQTVRADVARTAENYELTRETVRSEAKRFAERLDRAVETAEEGAEIQDRDRITLGLIALAGAERDTILARFREQAISARLSEQILTEADRLIEAARSGGRTGYQRAARRSLRYGRAFRFAVLLNNRLRISRPLALMTADRFEVLLSQRLILRDLNGFIDGRIRRIHGKRVADLLHELLTRRQEAVETALEGLRLQYPGYAEELERRFIRRTALRLEEREYGMLREDGLIGAELHVSLMQDIATRRLREEQRPKLDVAVQKAELVRQFPLFADLDERSLRQLTRALRTRYVNEGDVILRKDSPARRVFFIASGAVELAVAGQTWRLGRGEMFGQMAILMQKPRRTAATAISSSTLLVLDEVRFRRLLKRSAGLQEAVRQSAKARGVKTDAFTIPALIDA, from the coding sequence ATGGATATTGTTCTTGTCACGACGATCATTGCGTCGCTCTTTCTGGTAATTGCTGCGGCTGACCCTTTGGCCGCGCGCCTGCGGCTGCCCTATAGCGTGATCCTCGCCTGTCTGGGGATGCTTATCGGGGTCGGGGCGATCTTTTTCCTGCGCACCGAGTTGACAGATGCGCTCAACCCGGTGGCAGAGGCCATTCTGGGCCTGCCGATCCGGTCGAATGTGTTTCTTTACGTGTTTCTACCCACGCTGCTTTTTCAAGTCACGCTCGGGGTCAACCCGCGACGGATGATGGATGATTGGGTGCCCATTCTGGTGCTGGCGGTGGTGGCGGTGGTGGTGGCGACGCTGGCGGTGGGCTATGCGTTGGCCTATGCGAGTGCGCTGCCGCTGGTGGCGTGCCTGCTGATTGGCGCGATTGTCAGCACGACCGACCCGTCGGCGGTGGTGGGCATTTTCCGCTCGATTTCCGCGCCGCGCCGATTGTCACGGATCATCGAGGGCGAAAGCCTCTTGAATGACGCGGCGGCCATTGCGCTTTTCGGTCTTTTCATGGCGTTTGTGATGTTGGGGGTGCCTGACCCAAGCTTTCAAGACGCCTTGGCGCAGTTTCCGGTGCTGATTGCGGGGGGTGCTGTGGTGGGCTGGCTCACGGCGCGCATTGCTGTCTGGCTTATGGCGCTGATGGCGCGCTATGAGCTTGCGGTGATCTCGGTCTCGGTGGCGTTGCCGTATCTGGCCTATATCGGCGCGGAACAGAGCATAGGGGCGTCAGGTGTGATCGCCGTTGTGGCGGCGGGTCTCACGCTTAATCTTACGGGTCCGGCGCGATTGCCGCCGCTTATCTGGACCAACCTGCGCGAGGTCTGGGATTTGCTGGCGCATTGGGCAGGGGCGCTTATCTTTATTCTCGCGGCGCTCTTGATACCGCGTCTTCTGGAAGAAGTGCGGGCGGGGGATTTTGTTTTGATCATCGTGGTCATTGCCGCGGCGGTGGCGGCGCGGGCGGTGATCCTCTTTGGCCTTATGCCAGTGTTGAGCCTGCTCAAGCTGTCGCCGGTGGTGGAACGGCCCTATCGCGTCGCGATTCTCTGGGGGGGATTGCGTGGGGCGGTGACGCTGGCGCTGGCACTGGCGGTGACCGAGAGTTTTAGGGTGCCGGTCGAGGTCAAACGGTTGGTGGGTATTTTGGCCACCGGCTTTACCCTTTTCACGCTGTTGGTGCAGGGCACGACCTTGAGATGGGTGATCGGGCGGCTGGGGCTGGACCGGCTTACGCCGCTGGATCAGGCGCTGAGCAATCAGGTCATTGCCGTGGCCCTGCAAACCGTGCGCGCGGATGTGGCGCGCACCGCCGAGAATTATGAGCTGACGCGCGAAACCGTGCGTTCGGAGGCCAAGCGCTTTGCCGAACGGCTGGACCGGGCGGTGGAGACCGCAGAGGAGGGGGCCGAGATACAGGACCGCGACCGCATCACGCTGGGGCTGATCGCCTTGGCGGGGGCGGAGCGCGATACCATTCTGGCGCGGTTTCGCGAACAGGCGATTTCGGCGCGGCTGTCGGAGCAGATCCTGACCGAAGCCGACCGGCTGATCGAGGCCGCGCGCTCGGGTGGGCGGACCGGCTATCAGCGCGCAGCGCGGCGCAGTTTGCGGTATGGGCGCGCGTTTCGCTTTGCGGTGCTGCTGAATAACCGGCTGCGGATTTCGCGGCCCCTTGCCTTGATGACGGCGGACCGGTTCGAGGTGCTGCTGTCGCAGCGTCTGATCCTGCGCGACCTGAACGGGTTTATTGATGGGCGCATTCGGCGCATTCATGGCAAGCGGGTGGCGGACCTGTTGCACGAGTTGCTGACGCGGCGGCAGGAGGCGGTGGAAACCGCGCTTGAGGGATTGCGGCTGCAATATCCCGGTTATGCCGAGGAATTGGAGCGGCGGTTCATCCGGCGCACCGCGCTGCGGCTGGAAGAGCGCGAATACGGTATGTTGCGCGAGGATGGGCTGATCGGGGCGGAATTGCATGTGTCGCTAATGCAGGACATCGCCACGCGCCGGTTGCGTGAGGAGCAGCGTCCCAAGCTTGATGTGGCGGTGCAAAAGGCCGAGTTGGTCCGGCAATTTCCGCTGTTTGCCGATCTTGATGAACGCAGTTTGCGGCAGCTGACGCGCGCGTTGCGGACGCGGTATGTCAACGAGGGCGATGTAATCCTGCGCAAAGATTCGCCTGCACGGCGCGTGTTCTTTATCGCTTCGGGTGCGGTGGAACTGGCGGTTGCGGGGCAGACATGGCGTTTGGGCCGGGGCGAGATGTTTGGACAGATGGCCATCCTGATGCAGAAACCGCGCCGCACCGCTGCGACGGCGATTTCGTCCTCAACCCTGTTGGTGCTGGATGAGGTGCGGTTTCGGCGGTTGCTGAAACGCAGCGCGGGGTTGCAAGAGGCGGTGCGTCAAAGCGCCAAGGCGCGCGGGGTCAAGACAGATGCGTTCACCATTCCCGCGCTGATCGACGCATAG
- a CDS encoding calcium/sodium antiporter encodes MLHDLVLVAAGLVLLFVGGEALVRGAVAIAERMGVSKLLIGLVIVGFGTSTPELLVSVKAALDGASEIALGNVVGSNIANILLIFGLAAVIAPVMGWARTAVREALVATLVSLVAFALVQGAVISRMEGIAMLLVLVGYLVASYWLERRDRSAQTFQHEAEAFAGGVAARRWVPPLLALGGIVALVFGADLLVEGAVNIARVYGVPDAVIGLSLVAIGTSLPELATAIVAAIRRQSDVVLGNVIGSNIFNILAILGVTVVIQPIEVSARFRDVDTPVMLGVALLLLALLFATRRIGRGWGLVMLGLYAAYMVMLFTGGMVA; translated from the coding sequence ATGTTGCACGATCTCGTTCTCGTGGCCGCGGGCCTCGTTCTTTTGTTTGTGGGCGGTGAGGCGCTGGTACGGGGCGCGGTGGCAATAGCTGAGCGGATGGGCGTTTCCAAGCTGTTGATCGGATTGGTGATCGTGGGCTTTGGCACCTCGACGCCCGAATTGCTGGTATCGGTCAAAGCTGCTCTGGATGGGGCGTCGGAAATTGCCTTGGGCAATGTGGTGGGATCGAACATCGCCAATATTCTGCTCATCTTTGGTTTGGCGGCGGTGATCGCGCCGGTCATGGGCTGGGCGCGGACAGCAGTGCGCGAGGCGTTGGTGGCGACATTGGTCAGCCTTGTCGCCTTTGCGCTGGTGCAGGGTGCGGTAATCAGCCGGATGGAAGGCATCGCCATGCTGCTGGTTTTGGTGGGCTATCTGGTCGCCAGCTATTGGTTGGAGCGGCGCGACCGCAGCGCGCAGACCTTTCAGCATGAGGCGGAGGCGTTCGCTGGGGGCGTTGCCGCGCGTCGCTGGGTGCCGCCGCTTTTGGCACTGGGCGGTATCGTGGCGCTGGTGTTCGGTGCGGACCTGCTGGTTGAGGGGGCCGTGAACATCGCGCGGGTCTATGGCGTGCCGGATGCGGTGATCGGCCTGTCGCTGGTGGCGATTGGCACGTCTTTGCCGGAACTGGCCACTGCCATTGTCGCCGCGATCCGGCGGCAATCCGATGTGGTGCTGGGCAATGTGATCGGCTCGAACATCTTTAACATTCTAGCCATTCTGGGCGTGACCGTGGTGATCCAGCCTATTGAGGTCAGTGCGCGGTTTCGTGATGTCGACACGCCGGTCATGCTTGGCGTGGCGCTCTTGCTGCTTGCGCTGCTTTTTGCCACGCGCAGGATTGGCCGGGGTTGGGGTTTGGTGATGCTGGGGCTTTATGCGGCCTATATGGTCATGCTTTTCACGGGTGGCATGGTGGCGTGA
- a CDS encoding exopolysaccharide biosynthesis protein codes for MTGKKAKRKRPSLSLPILRTSRAQHRAGTLTLGTLLTALGETSFGWAIVVFSLVTLLPLPPGTTLLTALPLLVTSGQMALGYPHVRLPARLAGLRIDQDRLRRGVLRLRPVTRRLERILRPRYITLFARRNERPLGLVLFVIAFALFLPVPLSGWFPAVSLFTVGVGIVERDGLVTFVGLILGALSVLLTVAIILSLAAGADALLH; via the coding sequence ATGACAGGCAAAAAAGCCAAGCGGAAACGACCCTCGCTGTCGCTTCCGATCCTGCGAACCTCGCGCGCCCAGCATCGCGCCGGAACCCTGACCTTGGGCACGCTCCTCACCGCCTTGGGCGAAACCTCTTTTGGTTGGGCTATTGTAGTGTTTTCGCTGGTGACACTCCTGCCCCTGCCCCCCGGCACAACGCTTTTGACGGCTTTGCCTTTGCTGGTTACATCCGGCCAGATGGCTTTGGGGTATCCGCATGTCCGCCTGCCCGCGCGGCTTGCGGGGTTGCGAATCGACCAAGACCGCTTGCGTCGCGGCGTACTGCGCCTACGCCCTGTAACGCGGCGGCTAGAGCGTATCCTGAGGCCGCGCTACATCACGCTTTTTGCGCGCCGCAACGAGCGTCCACTCGGTCTTGTGCTCTTCGTGATCGCCTTCGCACTCTTCTTGCCAGTGCCGCTCAGCGGCTGGTTCCCGGCGGTCTCGCTCTTCACCGTGGGCGTGGGCATTGTCGAACGTGACGGGCTCGTGACCTTCGTCGGCCTCATACTTGGGGCTCTCTCGGTCCTGCTGACTGTCGCCATCATTCTGTCTCTCGCAGCAGGGGCTGACGCGCTCCTGCACTAA
- the hypE gene encoding hydrogenase expression/formation protein HypE: protein MSLRDTRVTLAHGGGGTAMRDLIEEVFTSVFAPEMMEDQARLMDAALQEPGARLAFTTDSFVVDPVEFPGGDIGTIAVCGTVNDLVVGGARPLWLSAAFIIEEGTEVALLRRIVGSMQAEAEAAGVRIVTGDTKVVGRGMADKLFVTTAGVGVIPPGRNLQAGHIRAGDVVLVNGVLGDHGAAILAARGDMALSVDLVSDCQGLGHLMEAVLAAAPGTRAARDATRGGVASVLNEMAAAAGLAIEIDEAVLPLRPEVRGICEILGLEPLYLANEGRMVLVVPEAEAEAALTAMRARPEGVGAVAIGRVLSGRAGQVTMRTLFGGARIVDMLVGEQLPRIC from the coding sequence ATGAGTTTGAGGGATACGCGGGTCACGCTGGCCCATGGCGGCGGCGGCACGGCGATGCGGGATCTGATCGAAGAGGTGTTCACATCGGTTTTTGCGCCCGAGATGATGGAGGATCAGGCGCGGCTGATGGATGCTGCCTTGCAAGAGCCGGGGGCGCGGCTGGCGTTCACCACCGACAGTTTCGTCGTCGATCCGGTCGAGTTTCCGGGGGGCGATATCGGCACGATTGCGGTCTGTGGCACGGTCAATGATCTGGTGGTAGGGGGCGCGCGGCCACTCTGGCTGTCGGCGGCATTCATCATCGAAGAGGGAACCGAAGTGGCGCTCTTGCGGCGGATCGTGGGTTCGATGCAGGCGGAGGCAGAGGCGGCGGGGGTGCGGATTGTGACCGGGGACACCAAGGTGGTAGGGCGCGGCATGGCGGACAAGCTTTTTGTGACCACTGCGGGTGTTGGGGTGATCCCGCCGGGGCGGAATTTGCAGGCTGGGCATATCCGGGCGGGCGATGTGGTGCTGGTCAATGGCGTGCTGGGCGATCACGGCGCGGCGATTTTGGCGGCGCGGGGGGATATGGCGCTGTCGGTGGATCTGGTTTCGGATTGTCAGGGATTGGGGCATCTGATGGAGGCGGTGCTGGCGGCGGCACCGGGCACACGTGCGGCGCGCGATGCGACGCGGGGCGGTGTGGCCTCGGTGCTCAATGAGATGGCGGCGGCGGCGGGGCTGGCGATTGAGATTGACGAGGCGGTATTGCCGTTGCGACCAGAAGTCCGGGGGATTTGCGAGATCCTCGGGCTTGAACCGCTCTACCTTGCGAATGAGGGGCGGATGGTTTTGGTGGTGCCTGAGGCGGAAGCTGAGGCGGCGCTGACTGCGATGCGCGCGCGCCCCGAAGGTGTCGGCGCGGTGGCGATTGGGCGGGTGTTGTCGGGGCGCGCCGGTCAGGTCACGATGCGCACGCTTTTTGGCGGTGCGCGGATTGTTGACATGCTGGTGGGCGAGCAATTGCCGCGGATCTGCTGA
- the hypD gene encoding hydrogenase formation protein HypD has product MKYADEFRDPKAAQALLARIAAVTDEIGATAENPTRIMEVCGGHTHAIFRYGLDKLVPEGLDFIHGPGCPVCVLPMARVDECVALAEDPRVIFTTFGDAMRVPGSAKSLLQAKAEGADIRMVYSPLDALEIARRNPEREVVFFGLGFETTTPSTALSIQAAAREGLANFSVFCNHITVPPPIKALLDDPYMRLDGFVGPGHVSMVIGIHPYDFIARDYGKPIVVAGFEPLDLLQSVLMVLEQIRDGRAEVENQYARVVPEHGNPVSLAAIADVYEPRPSFEWRGLGEIDASGLRIRPAYAAYDAEVKFGVGYGAERRTVPEPEGCACGAVMTGRIKPVECPQFGRGCTPEMPLGALMVSSEGACAAYYQYGGARAVERAG; this is encoded by the coding sequence ATGAAATACGCAGATGAATTCCGCGACCCCAAGGCGGCGCAGGCGCTTTTGGCGCGGATTGCCGCTGTGACGGACGAGATTGGCGCGACCGCGGAAAACCCCACGCGCATCATGGAGGTTTGTGGCGGGCATACCCATGCGATCTTTCGCTACGGTCTCGACAAGTTGGTGCCGGAGGGTTTGGATTTCATCCATGGCCCCGGCTGTCCGGTCTGTGTGCTGCCGATGGCGCGAGTGGATGAATGTGTGGCACTGGCCGAAGATCCGCGCGTGATCTTTACCACCTTTGGCGATGCGATGCGCGTGCCGGGCAGCGCCAAGAGCCTGCTTCAGGCCAAGGCCGAGGGGGCGGATATCCGCATGGTCTATTCGCCGCTGGATGCGTTGGAAATTGCGCGGCGCAACCCCGAGCGCGAGGTTGTTTTCTTTGGTCTGGGGTTTGAGACCACCACGCCGTCAACGGCGCTGTCAATCCAAGCGGCGGCGCGTGAGGGGTTGGCGAATTTCAGTGTGTTTTGCAATCACATCACCGTGCCGCCCCCCATCAAGGCGCTGCTCGATGACCCGTATATGCGGCTGGATGGGTTTGTCGGGCCGGGGCATGTGTCGATGGTGATCGGCATCCATCCTTATGATTTCATTGCCCGCGACTATGGCAAGCCCATCGTGGTGGCGGGGTTCGAGCCACTGGACCTGCTGCAATCGGTGCTGATGGTGCTGGAACAGATCCGCGACGGGCGGGCGGAGGTGGAAAACCAATACGCCCGCGTGGTGCCGGAACATGGCAATCCGGTAAGCCTTGCGGCGATTGCCGATGTCTACGAGCCGCGCCCCTCGTTCGAGTGGCGGGGATTGGGCGAGATTGACGCAAGCGGGCTGCGTATCCGCCCGGCCTATGCTGCCTATGACGCAGAGGTGAAGTTTGGCGTGGGCTATGGGGCCGAGCGCCGCACTGTGCCAGAGCCCGAGGGCTGCGCCTGTGGGGCGGTGATGACGGGGCGGATCAAGCCGGTGGAGTGCCCACAGTTTGGGCGCGGCTGCACGCCAGAGATGCCGCTTGGCGCGCTGATGGTCAGCTCGGAAGGGGCCTGTGCCGCCTATTATCAGTATGGCGGTGCGCGGGCTGTGGAGCGGGCGGGATAG
- the hypC gene encoding HypC/HybG/HupF family hydrogenase formation chaperone → MCLGIPGQIIAVTDAARMMAMAEVSGVRRAVNVACIAQGPLDDLVGQWALIHVGFAMAVIDADEAAKTLEALRGLGEAQETLEAMAAGDAALEG, encoded by the coding sequence ATGTGTCTGGGAATACCCGGTCAGATCATTGCCGTTACCGATGCCGCCCGCATGATGGCCATGGCCGAGGTCTCGGGTGTGCGGCGCGCGGTCAATGTGGCCTGTATTGCGCAGGGGCCGCTTGACGATCTTGTGGGGCAATGGGCGCTGATCCATGTGGGCTTTGCCATGGCGGTGATTGACGCCGACGAGGCGGCCAAGACGCTGGAGGCGTTGCGAGGCTTGGGCGAAGCACAGGAAACGCTGGAGGCCATGGCGGCGGGCGACGCGGCACTGGAGGGGTAG
- a CDS encoding sigma-54-dependent transcriptional regulator, protein MTTLPTLLLVDDEAHSLNAMRMALEDEFDCLTASDADEAARLMAEHDVQVIFCDQRMPGRSGVAFLTDMRDRWPETVRIIITGFTETNDMIAAINEAGIYQFVTKPWHPDHLLMTAKNAADLFRLSREHERMSLEMRYLARTVESKLGQQRRALREGLGFEKVLRAPNSPLNAVIAQARQYASFDVPVLITGEAGTGKAALARAMHYGSLRADRPFQEIDCTGVEDDILELELFGARRGAIAGLQTGKVGLVQKADRGTLFLNGLAGLSPRMQLALLRVARDGAFRPAGSHEVSRVDLRLLGGADCDLRIAVAEGRFRADLYYALARAVLEMPPLRERRGDIGLLAQTLLFDAAAAHGKPVHGLSEDATRFLAGYDWPGNLRELENEVTRMLIFSQDSVLGPELISRHILQAAPGTQPDLALGAVLTGRGTLKDRVDEVEARILRETLTRLKWNKSRAAQELDLSRVGLRAKIERYGIEEPGKVPQSEEE, encoded by the coding sequence ATGACGACCCTGCCCACCCTTCTGCTGGTCGATGACGAGGCGCATTCCCTGAATGCCATGCGGATGGCGTTGGAGGATGAGTTCGATTGTCTGACGGCCTCGGACGCGGACGAGGCGGCGCGGTTGATGGCCGAGCATGACGTGCAGGTGATTTTCTGCGATCAGCGTATGCCCGGACGCTCGGGTGTGGCGTTTCTGACCGACATGCGCGACCGCTGGCCTGAAACGGTGCGCATCATCATCACCGGGTTCACCGAAACGAATGACATGATCGCGGCGATCAATGAGGCGGGGATTTATCAGTTTGTCACCAAGCCTTGGCATCCCGATCACCTGTTGATGACCGCCAAGAATGCCGCCGACCTTTTTCGTCTGAGCCGCGAGCATGAGCGGATGTCGCTGGAAATGCGCTATCTGGCGCGCACTGTCGAAAGCAAGCTTGGGCAGCAGCGCCGGGCGCTGCGCGAGGGGCTGGGATTTGAAAAGGTGCTGCGCGCGCCAAATTCACCCCTCAACGCTGTGATCGCGCAGGCCCGGCAATACGCGAGTTTCGATGTGCCGGTGTTGATCACCGGCGAGGCGGGCACCGGCAAGGCGGCGCTGGCGCGGGCGATGCACTATGGGTCGTTGCGCGCGGACCGACCGTTTCAGGAAATCGACTGCACCGGGGTTGAGGACGATATTCTGGAGTTGGAGCTGTTCGGCGCAAGGCGGGGTGCGATTGCGGGGCTTCAGACCGGCAAGGTGGGGCTGGTGCAAAAGGCGGATCGGGGCACGCTGTTCCTTAATGGTCTGGCGGGGCTGAGCCCGAGGATGCAACTGGCGCTGTTGCGGGTGGCGCGGGATGGGGCGTTTCGCCCGGCGGGCAGCCATGAGGTGAGCCGCGTTGATCTGCGGCTGCTGGGGGGTGCAGACTGCGATTTGCGTATCGCGGTGGCCGAGGGGCGATTTCGCGCGGATCTGTATTATGCCCTGGCGCGGGCGGTGCTGGAGATGCCGCCGCTGCGCGAGCGGCGCGGCGATATCGGGCTTTTGGCGCAAACGCTATTGTTTGACGCGGCGGCGGCGCATGGCAAGCCGGTGCATGGTCTGTCAGAGGATGCGACCCGGTTTCTGGCGGGCTATGACTGGCCCGGAAACCTGCGCGAGTTGGAAAACGAGGTCACGCGCATGTTGATCTTTTCGCAAGATAGCGTGCTGGGGCCAGAACTGATCTCGCGGCATATCCTGCAGGCGGCGCCCGGCACGCAGCCTGATCTGGCCTTGGGGGCGGTGTTGACAGGGCGCGGCACGCTGAAAGACCGGGTGGACGAGGTCGAGGCGCGCATTCTGCGCGAGACCCTGACGCGGCTGAAATGGAACAAGAGCCGCGCGGCGCAGGAACTGGATCTGAGCCGGGTGGGCCTGCGCGCCAAGATCGAGCGTTATGGCATCGAGGAACCGGGCAAAGTGCCCCAATCAGAGGAGGAGTGA
- the hypB gene encoding hydrogenase nickel incorporation protein HypB: protein MCTVCGCGTGTVEGQGHDHHHNAPHHHGHGDLHFGHGPAGVEVAGMSQARLIEIETDILAKNDRYAAANRARLAALGAFAINLVSSPGSGKTTVLCKTIEALGAQPLAVIEGDQQTANDADRIRATGAQAVQVNTGKGCHLDGHMVGHAMEHLDLAPASLLFIENVGNLVCPAAFDLGEDCKVAILSVTEGEDKPLKYPDMFTASRLALLNKVDLAPYCDVDLDLYEANLRRVNPGLEVIRISAHTGEGMQSWLGWLQGALARKAARAAAE, encoded by the coding sequence ATGTGCACGGTTTGCGGATGTGGAACGGGAACGGTCGAAGGGCAGGGGCATGATCATCACCACAATGCCCCCCATCATCATGGTCATGGCGATTTGCATTTCGGCCATGGTCCGGCGGGGGTTGAGGTGGCGGGGATGTCTCAGGCGCGGCTGATCGAAATCGAGACCGATATTCTGGCCAAGAATGACCGTTATGCCGCCGCCAACCGGGCGCGGCTGGCAGCATTGGGGGCCTTTGCGATCAATCTTGTGTCGTCACCGGGATCGGGCAAGACCACCGTTTTGTGCAAGACGATCGAGGCCTTGGGCGCGCAGCCCTTGGCGGTGATCGAGGGCGATCAGCAGACCGCCAATGATGCCGACCGCATTCGTGCCACCGGGGCGCAGGCCGTGCAGGTCAATACGGGCAAGGGCTGTCATCTGGATGGGCATATGGTGGGGCATGCGATGGAGCATCTGGATCTTGCGCCCGCCTCGCTGCTTTTTATCGAGAATGTCGGCAATCTGGTTTGCCCCGCTGCGTTCGATCTGGGCGAGGATTGCAAGGTGGCAATCCTGAGTGTGACCGAGGGCGAGGACAAGCCGTTGAAATATCCCGATATGTTCACCGCCTCACGGCTGGCCTTGCTGAACAAGGTTGATCTTGCGCCCTATTGCGATGTCGATCTCGATCTCTATGAGGCCAATCTGCGCCGCGTCAATCCGGGGCTGGAGGTGATCCGCATCTCGGCGCACACGGGCGAGGGGATGCAAAGCTGGCTGGGCTGGTTGCAAGGCGCGCTGGCGCGCAAAGCGGCCCGCGCGGCGGCGGAGTGA
- the hypA gene encoding hydrogenase maturation nickel metallochaperone HypA codes for MHEMSLVEGMRRVIEDQARVHAFAQVKVLRVEIGRFACVEKPALEFAFDVVMRGSVAEGARLEMIDLVGRALCYDCMIEVEIAERLSPCPDCGGGRLMPVAGEEMRIKDMEVI; via the coding sequence ATGCATGAGATGTCGCTGGTTGAGGGCATGCGCCGGGTGATCGAGGATCAGGCGCGGGTGCATGCCTTTGCACAGGTCAAGGTGCTGCGGGTCGAAATCGGGCGCTTTGCCTGTGTCGAGAAACCGGCGCTGGAATTTGCCTTTGACGTGGTGATGCGCGGCAGCGTGGCCGAGGGGGCGCGGCTCGAGATGATCGACTTGGTCGGTCGGGCGCTGTGCTACGACTGCATGATCGAGGTCGAGATTGCCGAGCGGCTTTCGCCCTGTCCGGACTGTGGCGGCGGGCGGCTGATGCCGGTGGCGGGGGAAGAAATGCGGATCAAGGATATGGAGGTGATCTGA
- the hybE gene encoding [NiFe]-hydrogenase assembly chaperone HybE codes for MSGFEGSYLGANDKISPQAIMECKICWTPYDPAEGDDTRQIDPGTPFMALPEDWKCPNCDAPKEQFLVGEDPGSGAIAEAAMIGAKTHALVTDFTEVWHGKMRDVPIVNKLLHVQAVGFLVHEGRPIGVLISPWFMNLVVLAGEGEDWSTLVPGTKEVIGFASGEYEFIHNVREMVGGYKACSLFSPMGEFRSQAQAVDVARAVMVALFQDEHRAETDRAADIRAAREAELALLDVPAMPEVLLEAPTRRQVISGGLAGEG; via the coding sequence ATGAGCGGCTTTGAGGGGTCGTATCTGGGGGCCAATGACAAGATCAGCCCGCAGGCGATCATGGAATGCAAGATTTGCTGGACGCCCTATGATCCGGCTGAGGGCGACGACACCCGGCAGATTGACCCCGGCACGCCGTTCATGGCGCTGCCCGAGGATTGGAAATGCCCCAATTGCGATGCGCCCAAAGAGCAATTTCTGGTGGGCGAGGACCCTGGCAGCGGGGCCATTGCAGAGGCGGCGATGATCGGGGCCAAGACCCATGCGCTGGTCACGGATTTCACCGAAGTCTGGCATGGCAAAATGCGCGATGTGCCGATTGTGAACAAGCTCTTGCATGTGCAAGCGGTGGGGTTTCTCGTGCATGAGGGGCGGCCAATCGGGGTTTTGATCAGCCCGTGGTTCATGAACCTTGTGGTGCTTGCGGGCGAGGGTGAGGATTGGTCAACCCTTGTGCCGGGGACCAAAGAGGTGATCGGATTTGCCTCGGGCGAGTATGAATTCATCCACAATGTGCGCGAGATGGTGGGGGGCTATAAGGCCTGTTCGCTGTTTTCCCCGATGGGCGAGTTTCGCAGCCAAGCGCAGGCGGTTGATGTGGCACGGGCGGTGATGGTGGCGCTCTTTCAGGACGAGCACCGTGCCGAGACCGACCGCGCCGCCGATATCCGCGCTGCGCGCGAGGCGGAATTGGCGCTGTTAGACGTGCCGGCGATGCCAGAGGTTCTATTGGAGGCCCCGACCCGGCGGCAGGTGATTTCCGGCGGTTTGGCAGGCGAGGGCTGA